From the genome of Impatiens glandulifera chromosome 9, dImpGla2.1, whole genome shotgun sequence, one region includes:
- the LOC124916711 gene encoding uncharacterized protein LOC124916711, translating to MGGHNPIEVAKTVMEVADVAWMAVERCQHHHLHHNQPEDCGDRNHVSSEEGEQAELESMRSENRRLRNLLKQNLKLLQNLSEAQFLQDCPPDLHARLPATVNSDKFTTQLKSQKRELIDGTGAMFPFKEASGSDIESAEVLIKIDLDEPSWWVWVTDEMVPSNVEELSGIDDENYVVVTQEHVVDGVANFMARCILSNPKTQKMSPEELQKSLNHALGGMNKVETMLHIWHAGKTFYALSSWGLTLFGLYKSRSILKLAANGVHTTGKFVLKAL from the exons aTGGGGGGACACAATCCAATAGAGGTCGCGAAGACGGTTATGGAGGTTGCGGACGTGGCTTGGATGGCCGTAGAACGTTGCCAGCATCACCATCTCCACCATAACCAACCCGAGGATTGCGGTGACCGAAATCACGTATCATCGGAGGAAGGAGAACAGGCAGAATTAGAGTCCATGAGGTCGGAGAATCGCCGGCTGCGGAACTTGCTCAAGCAGAACCTCAAGCTCCTTCAAAACCTATCTGAAGCTCAATTTCTTCAAGATTGTCCTCCCGAT CTGCATGCTCGCCTACCAGCTACTGTCAATTCTGATAAATTCACCACACAACTTAAATCCCAAAAACGCGAGCTGATTGATGGAACTGGTGCTATGTTTCCTTTTAAGGAAGCTTCAG GATCTGATATAGAGTCTGCTGAAGTATTAATCAAAATTGACCTTGATGAACCTAGTTGGTGGGTTTGGGTCACTGATGAAATGGTCCCTAGTAATGTTGAAGAACTGAGTGGAATAGATGACGAAAACTATGTAGTTGTTACCCAGGAGCATGTCGTGGATGGGGTTGCAAATTTCATGGCTAGATGTATTTTGTCAAATCCAAAAACTCAA AAAATGTCACCTGAGGAGCTGCAGAAAA GTCTGAACCATGCATTGGGTGGTATGAACAAGGTGGAGACGATGTTACATATTTGGCATGCAGGGAAGACGTTTTATGCTTTATCCAGTTGGGGGCTTACTTTATTTGG ACTTTATAAGAGCCGCAGCATATTGAAACTTGCAGCCAATGGAGTTCACACAACAGGCAAATTTGTTCTCAAAGCCCTTTGA